One window from the genome of Salvia miltiorrhiza cultivar Shanhuang (shh) chromosome 7, IMPLAD_Smil_shh, whole genome shotgun sequence encodes:
- the LOC130992394 gene encoding NDR1/HIN1-like protein 6 isoform X1 produces the protein MRKETSSHHSPCQDLNIPFSFKKTLLFFLLFIFLVIFIVGVPLLCMFFVLKPKMPDFSLQNLDVESYKLDLSSQNLVVSSVFALNLKADNPNKVGLSFEASRFYVLSQGLVVGLIRIPQFHQPPLSKNVSVQTRVLFECVNVSEIMDRNSRKYQSSKGASDDIRILGDVSAQVRIFNIVLPKIKVALDCGINVSQSKLSVSNVEVYSMRWIPNQLFSLPLNSQTVSKKCSLAILM, from the exons ATGAGGAAAGAAACATCTTCACACCACTCACCTTGTCAGGATCTAAACATCCCATTCTCCTTCAAGAAAACCCTCTTATTTTTTTTGCTCTTCATTTTCTTGGTCATCTTCATCGTAGGAGTTCCTCTTCTTTGCATGTTCTTCGTCTTGAAGCCAAAGATGCCCGATTTCTCTCTCCAAAACCTTGATGTAGAATCCTACAAGCTCGACTTGAGCTCCCAAAACCTCGTCGTTTCATCTGTTTTCGCTCTCAACTTGAAAGCAGACAATCCAAACAAGGTTGGATTGAGTTTCGAAGCTTCTAGATTCTATGTCCTAAGCCAAGGATTGGTGGTCGGATTGATCAGAATTCCTCAGTTTCATCAACCCCCATTGAGCAAAAACGTGAGTGTTCAAACACGAGTGTTGTTCGAATGCGTCAACGTTAGTGAAATTATGGATAGAAATTCAAGAAAATATCAATCTTCCAAGGGAGCTTCTGATGATATTAGAATTTTAGGCGACGTCTCAGCGCAAGTTCGGATTTTTAACATCGTGTTGCCAAAGATCAAG GTTGCTTTGGATTGTGGTATAAATGTTAGCCAGTCGAAGTTGTCAGTTAGCAACGTAGAAGTGTACAGCATGAGATGGATTCCTAATCAATTG TTTTCACTTCCTCTCAACTCCCAGACAGTCTCCAAGAAATGCTCTCTAGCTATATTGATGTAG
- the LOC130992394 gene encoding NDR1/HIN1-like protein 6 isoform X2, translating into MRKETSSHHSPCQDLNIPFSFKKTLLFFLLFIFLVIFIVGVPLLCMFFVLKPKMPDFSLQNLDVESYKLDLSSQNLVVSSVFALNLKADNPNKVGLSFEASRFYVLSQGLVVGLIRIPQFHQPPLSKNVSVQTRVLFECVNVSEIMDRNSRKYQSSKGASDDIRILGDVSAQVRIFNIVLPKIKFSLPLNSQTVSKKCSLAILM; encoded by the exons ATGAGGAAAGAAACATCTTCACACCACTCACCTTGTCAGGATCTAAACATCCCATTCTCCTTCAAGAAAACCCTCTTATTTTTTTTGCTCTTCATTTTCTTGGTCATCTTCATCGTAGGAGTTCCTCTTCTTTGCATGTTCTTCGTCTTGAAGCCAAAGATGCCCGATTTCTCTCTCCAAAACCTTGATGTAGAATCCTACAAGCTCGACTTGAGCTCCCAAAACCTCGTCGTTTCATCTGTTTTCGCTCTCAACTTGAAAGCAGACAATCCAAACAAGGTTGGATTGAGTTTCGAAGCTTCTAGATTCTATGTCCTAAGCCAAGGATTGGTGGTCGGATTGATCAGAATTCCTCAGTTTCATCAACCCCCATTGAGCAAAAACGTGAGTGTTCAAACACGAGTGTTGTTCGAATGCGTCAACGTTAGTGAAATTATGGATAGAAATTCAAGAAAATATCAATCTTCCAAGGGAGCTTCTGATGATATTAGAATTTTAGGCGACGTCTCAGCGCAAGTTCGGATTTTTAACATCGTGTTGCCAAAGATCAAG TTTTCACTTCCTCTCAACTCCCAGACAGTCTCCAAGAAATGCTCTCTAGCTATATTGATGTAG